Proteins found in one Zea mays cultivar B73 chromosome 1, Zm-B73-REFERENCE-NAM-5.0, whole genome shotgun sequence genomic segment:
- the LOC103645226 gene encoding uncharacterized protein, with amino-acid sequence MGVFRCSGGWPAGGGGVQRSLGHQTQSQEGLQTGKGPGTPPQGGHRTAAATETTHLEALRTVAAAGTLPQAVRQRAARWKLKASAPARTAVRAGYQGRQDGQRTVEGPDARLRWVELCCLLHHNISYFKDKGSDEVVFKAMGRAINKTVMVVELIKRRIVGLHQNTTTGSTDITDMWEPLEEGLLLLETTRLVSMITITLSKKEVDTSSIGYQSPLPPDEVKPLVKYDNDEDAHSPGGRGRGRSGRGCGQGRGRGGCSEAENGFNEFADVGWEDDHAPAYMGNGYACGRGRSFRGRGRRGGYNNQPEYQQDGGYYEEAPVHAPALDFHHL; translated from the exons ATGGGGGTCTTTCGGTGCTCCGGCGGCTGGCCGGCCGGCGGTGGCGGTGTGCAACGGAGCCTGGGACACCAAACGCAATCGCAGGAGGGCCTCCAAACGGGGAAGGGGCCTGGGACACCACCCCAGGGGGGACACCGAACGGCAGCGGCGACTGAGACGACGCACTTGGAGGCCCTCCGAACGGTGGCGGCGGCTGGGACATTACCCCAGGCTGTCCGCCAAAGGGCAGCGAGGTGGAAGTTAAAAGCGTCGGCGCCCGCACGAACGGCGGTGCGGGCGGGCTACCAGGGAAGGCAAGACGGGCAGCGGACGGTGGAGGGCCCGGACGCGCGGCTAAGGTGGGTG GAACTTTGCTGCCTGTTGCACCATAATATTTCTTACTTTAAGGACAAAGGTTCTGATGAGGTTGTATTCAAGGCCATGGGGAGGGCTATCAATAAGACTGTCATGGTTGTGGAATTGATCAAG AGGAGGATTGTTGGCCTCCATCAGAATACCACCACTGGATCTACTGATATTACTGATATGTGGGAGCCATTGGAGGAAGGCCTACTTCT GCTTGAGACAACAAGACTTGTCTCTATGATCACTATAACTCTTTCAAAGAAGGAAGTGGACACATCATCTATCGG ATATCAATCTCCTTTGCCTCCTGATGAAGTGAAGCCTTTGGTTAAATATGATAATGATGAAG ATGCACACTCACCTGGTGGCCGTGGAAGGGGTCGTAGTGGTCGAGGCTGTGGGCAGGGCAGGGGCAGAGGTGGATGTAGTGAGGCTGA aaatgggttcaatgaGTTTGCTGATGTTGGTTGGGAAGACGATCACGCCCCTGCATATATGGGCAATGGATATGCCTGTGGAAGAGGTCGCAGTTTCAGGGGTCGTGGCAGGAGAGGCGGCTACAATAACCAGCCTGAATACCAACAGGACGGAGGTTATTACGAGGAGGCACCTGTTCATGCTCCAGCTTTAG ATTTTCACCATTTGTAA